The Candidatus Zixiibacteriota bacterium genomic sequence CCCAGTACGCCGATGTCAACGGCGACGGCAAAGCTGACCTGACACTGCACGGCACCGATGATACGTTCTGGGTGAGCAGCTCGACGGGGAGCGGATTTCTGAGCCCACAGGTGTGGGTGCGATTTTAAACAGCCCTGCTTTTCAGCCCTGCGATTGCCTTCGACCAGCTGCGATTGGGTAATCCCCGCTGTTTGCGGTCAATAACCTGCCCCCCTTTCATGGGAGCCAAAGGACCGCATCCTCGAAGACCGCGCCGGTAGAGAGACTGAGCCACACACTTTTGCTGCGGAAAGTGTCGAAATACAGCCCGTCCGCCCTCCCGTCCCCGTCCACATCCGCGTACTGAATCTGACCGGCGGCTACGTTTTTCGGATAAATGACGTTGACTCCCGCGACATCATCGCTGTGGAGCGTTGCCCCACGGCCGTCGAAATGCGCGATCTCGAACATCGTCGCCGCTTCATTCTCCGAATGGCCGAGCCCCAGGACATGGCCGAGCTCGTGAGTCGCCGTCTCCGTAAGATTATTGAAGCTCTCGTAGAATCCGCAGCCCTCCCAGCCGTCGTTGAAAACCACATCGCCTTCGAGGATCCTGAAAAACGTCTGGCCGTTGACCGT encodes the following:
- a CDS encoding matrixin family metalloprotease, translated to MPVFINSVGEPSAPSGGFQQVRTAYQAWSTVIGSTFRFLDGGLTSAQGFAFDGVNAVSFRDPLGQLDPPEECSGVLAAGGFFRSTQETRTVNGQTFFRILEGDVVFNDGWEGCGFYESFNNLTETATHELGHVLGLGHSENEAATMFEIAHFDGRGATLHSDDVAGVNVIYPKNVAAGQIQYADVDGDGRADGLYFDTFRSKSVWLSLSTGAVFEDAVLWLP